A stretch of the Anaeromyxobacter sp. genome encodes the following:
- a CDS encoding OmpH family outer membrane protein, whose translation MRTVTRLAVLTLALALAPAARAEQKLGYVDFQRAIKEVEEGKAAGAALKRDFDEKQKQLNGKSEEVKRLQEEFQKQAALLTPEAKAAKGAEIERKMMETQEFYVKLQQDLSGKEREAMRPLADKMTAIVREIAEAEGFTMVFDRDSAGLIWAPTSLDLTNELIRKYNAKYPAGAAKKADGAAKKADAPKADAPKK comes from the coding sequence ATGCGCACCGTCACCCGCCTCGCCGTCCTGACCCTGGCCCTCGCCCTGGCCCCCGCCGCCCGCGCCGAGCAGAAGCTCGGCTACGTCGACTTCCAGCGCGCCATCAAGGAGGTGGAGGAGGGCAAGGCCGCCGGCGCCGCCCTCAAGCGCGACTTCGACGAGAAGCAGAAGCAGCTCAACGGCAAGTCGGAGGAGGTCAAGCGGCTGCAGGAGGAGTTCCAGAAGCAGGCCGCCCTGCTGACCCCCGAGGCCAAGGCCGCCAAGGGCGCCGAGATCGAGCGCAAGATGATGGAGACGCAGGAGTTCTACGTGAAGCTCCAGCAGGACCTCTCCGGCAAGGAGCGCGAGGCCATGCGCCCGCTGGCCGACAAGATGACGGCCATCGTCCGCGAGATCGCCGAGGCCGAGGGCTTCACCATGGTCTTCGACCGCGACTCGGCCGGCCTGATCTGGGCGCCCACCTCGCTCGACCTGACCAACGAGCTGATCCGCAAGTACAACGCCAAGTACCCGGCCGGCGCCGCCAAGAAGGCCGACGGCGCCGCCAAGAAGGCCGACGCCCCCAAGGCCGACGCCCCCAAGAAGTAG
- the lpxD gene encoding UDP-3-O-(3-hydroxymyristoyl)glucosamine N-acyltransferase: MTTRTLGELAALVGGQVEGDAGLALAGVAPLEEAGPGQLSFFANKKYRAAFEASRAGAVVVEAAEVVPPGRTVLRAPSAYLAFARLSSLFHPPAPPLAGISPQAAVDPTAAVDPTAQVGPLVSIGPGAVVGPRSVLHPGVQLGAGARVGADCLLYQNVVVRERCVLGDRVALQPGCVIGSDGFGYALDLEGEGRGPRHFKVPQAGIVVIEDDVEIGANACVDRATLGVTRICRGAKIDNLVQVAHNVVVGPLSILASQVGISGSTKLGMGVVCWGQAGLIGHLSIGDRANIAAQAGVAGDVGPGERVAGSPARSDVAWARNSAVFDRLTEMRRELKALQKQVAALQKEQTP, from the coding sequence ATGACCACCCGGACGCTGGGCGAGCTCGCGGCCCTGGTCGGCGGGCAGGTGGAGGGGGACGCCGGGCTGGCCCTGGCCGGCGTGGCGCCGCTGGAGGAGGCCGGCCCCGGGCAGCTCTCCTTCTTCGCCAACAAGAAGTACCGGGCCGCCTTCGAGGCCTCGCGGGCCGGCGCGGTGGTGGTGGAGGCGGCCGAGGTGGTGCCGCCAGGCCGCACCGTGCTGCGCGCCCCGTCGGCCTACCTGGCCTTCGCCCGCCTCTCCAGCCTCTTCCACCCGCCGGCGCCGCCGCTGGCCGGGATCTCGCCGCAGGCCGCCGTCGACCCCACCGCCGCGGTGGACCCCACCGCCCAGGTCGGGCCGCTGGTCTCCATCGGCCCCGGCGCGGTGGTGGGCCCCCGCAGCGTGCTGCACCCCGGCGTCCAGCTGGGCGCCGGCGCGCGGGTGGGCGCCGACTGCCTGCTCTACCAGAACGTGGTGGTGCGCGAGCGCTGCGTGCTGGGCGACCGGGTGGCGCTGCAGCCCGGCTGCGTCATCGGCTCGGACGGCTTCGGCTACGCGCTCGACCTGGAGGGCGAGGGGCGCGGCCCGCGCCACTTCAAGGTGCCGCAGGCGGGCATCGTGGTCATCGAGGACGACGTCGAGATCGGGGCCAACGCCTGCGTCGACCGCGCCACCCTGGGCGTCACCCGGATCTGCCGCGGCGCCAAGATCGACAACCTGGTGCAGGTGGCCCACAACGTGGTGGTGGGGCCGCTCTCCATCCTGGCCTCGCAGGTGGGCATCTCCGGCTCCACCAAGCTCGGCATGGGGGTGGTGTGCTGGGGCCAGGCCGGCCTGATCGGCCACCTCAGCATCGGCGACCGCGCCAACATCGCGGCCCAGGCCGGGGTGGCGGGCGACGTCGGCCCGGGCGAGCGGGTGGCCGGCTCGCCCGCCAGGAGCGACGTGGCCTGGGCCCGCAACTCGGCGGTCTTCGATCGCCTCACCGAGATGCGCCGGGAGCTCAAGGCGCTCCAGAAGCAGGTCGCCGCCCTCCAGAAGGAGCAGACCCCATGA
- the fabZ gene encoding 3-hydroxyacyl-ACP dehydratase FabZ, translating into MSTDPKHVLDIEGIQRLLPHRPPFLLVDRVVAFEKDTSLTALKGVTMNEPFFAGHFPGHPVMPGVLILEALAQAAALLACLSLPPEKLGNTVTYLMGIDGARFRRPVVPGDRLELKVVCTRQKGMVWKQTGTALVDGQVVAEADFMAMLADKDKGAAPV; encoded by the coding sequence ATGAGCACCGATCCGAAGCACGTCCTCGACATCGAGGGCATCCAGCGCCTGCTGCCGCACCGACCGCCCTTCCTGCTGGTGGACCGGGTGGTGGCCTTCGAGAAGGACACCTCGCTGACCGCCCTGAAGGGCGTGACCATGAACGAGCCGTTCTTCGCCGGCCACTTCCCCGGGCACCCGGTCATGCCGGGCGTGCTCATCCTGGAGGCGCTGGCCCAGGCGGCGGCGCTGCTGGCCTGCCTGTCGCTGCCCCCCGAGAAGCTCGGCAACACCGTCACCTACCTGATGGGCATCGACGGCGCCCGCTTCCGCCGGCCGGTGGTGCCGGGCGATCGGCTGGAGCTCAAGGTGGTGTGCACCAGGCAGAAGGGCATGGTCTGGAAGCAGACCGGCACCGCGCTGGTGGACGGCCAGGTGGTGGCCGAGGCCGACTTCATGGCCATGCTGGCCGACAAGGACAAGGGCGCCGCGCCCGTCTAG
- the lpxA gene encoding acyl-ACP--UDP-N-acetylglucosamine O-acyltransferase → MAIHPTAVVEPGAQVDPSCEIGPFAYVGPHVVMGPGCQVRPHGVVTGHTTLGARNQVFSHATIGEIPQDLKYAGEPTRTVIGDDNVFRECATVHAGTVQDRGETRIGNRCLFMATAHVAHDCVIGDRAIIANCVGLAGHVVLEEDIHFGGLAGAHQFVKVGRLAFVGGMCGVVMDVAPYTIVNGSRAEVVGLNTVGMQRAGMTEAQVARVKAAFKTFFRSNLQAEEALARLEGELGAHPEVAHFIAFVKASKRGVTR, encoded by the coding sequence ATGGCCATCCACCCCACCGCCGTCGTCGAGCCCGGCGCGCAGGTCGACCCCTCCTGCGAGATCGGCCCGTTCGCCTACGTCGGCCCCCACGTGGTCATGGGGCCCGGCTGCCAGGTGCGCCCGCACGGGGTGGTCACCGGCCACACCACCCTGGGGGCCCGCAACCAGGTCTTCTCCCACGCCACCATCGGGGAGATCCCGCAGGACCTGAAGTACGCCGGCGAGCCGACCCGCACCGTCATCGGCGACGACAACGTCTTCCGCGAGTGCGCCACGGTGCACGCCGGCACGGTGCAGGACCGCGGCGAGACCCGCATCGGCAACCGCTGCCTCTTCATGGCCACCGCCCACGTGGCCCACGACTGCGTCATCGGCGACCGGGCCATCATCGCCAACTGCGTCGGCCTGGCCGGCCACGTGGTGCTGGAGGAGGACATCCACTTCGGCGGCCTGGCCGGGGCCCACCAGTTCGTCAAGGTGGGGCGGCTGGCCTTCGTGGGCGGCATGTGCGGCGTGGTCATGGACGTGGCGCCCTACACCATCGTCAACGGCAGCCGCGCCGAGGTGGTGGGCCTCAACACCGTCGGGATGCAGCGCGCCGGCATGACCGAGGCGCAGGTGGCCCGGGTGAAGGCGGCCTTCAAGACCTTCTTCCGCTCCAACCTGCAGGCCGAGGAGGCGCTGGCCCGGCTGGAGGGCGAGCTGGGAGCCCACCCCGAGGTGGCCCACTTCATCGCCTTCGTGAAGGCCTCCAAGCGCGGCGTCACCCGCTAG
- the lpxI gene encoding UDP-2,3-diacylglucosamine diphosphatase LpxI (LpxI, functionally equivalent to LpxH, replaces it in LPS biosynthesis in a minority of bacteria.), with the protein MATIGLIAGAGGFPLLFAAGARRAGHRVVATGFVNSTDPALERAVDAFTWVKLGQFGRVIEALKAGGATSSVMLGGVTKKRFFIDVLPDAVGLQMMARAAVRTDDSLLRAGAAILEEHGLPVVDPTPFLSDALAPLGVMGRQQPTEAEQADAAYGLELARAIGRLDLGQTVVVKERCAVAVEALEGTDACIRRGGELGGKGTVVAKAVKPQQDRRLDLPAIGPRTIATMKEAGCRVLVVEAGGTLVMDREELVRLADRAGIVVLGLA; encoded by the coding sequence ATGGCCACCATCGGGCTCATCGCCGGGGCGGGCGGCTTCCCGCTGCTCTTCGCGGCGGGCGCGCGCCGGGCCGGCCACCGGGTGGTGGCCACCGGCTTCGTCAACTCCACCGACCCGGCGCTGGAGCGGGCCGTGGACGCCTTCACCTGGGTGAAGCTGGGCCAGTTCGGGCGGGTCATCGAGGCCCTCAAGGCCGGCGGCGCCACCAGCTCGGTGATGCTGGGCGGGGTCACCAAGAAGCGCTTCTTCATCGACGTGCTGCCCGACGCCGTGGGGCTGCAGATGATGGCCCGGGCCGCCGTCCGCACCGACGACAGCCTGCTGCGGGCCGGGGCCGCCATCCTGGAGGAGCACGGGCTGCCGGTGGTCGACCCCACGCCCTTCCTCTCCGACGCGCTGGCGCCCCTGGGCGTCATGGGGCGCCAGCAGCCCACCGAGGCCGAGCAGGCCGACGCCGCCTACGGCCTGGAGCTGGCGCGCGCCATCGGCCGGCTCGACCTGGGGCAGACCGTGGTGGTGAAGGAGCGCTGCGCCGTGGCGGTGGAGGCGCTGGAGGGCACCGACGCCTGCATCCGGCGCGGCGGCGAGCTGGGCGGCAAGGGCACGGTGGTGGCCAAGGCCGTCAAGCCGCAGCAGGACCGCCGCCTCGACCTGCCGGCCATCGGCCCGCGCACCATCGCCACCATGAAGGAGGCCGGCTGCCGGGTGCTGGTGGTGGAGGCCGGGGGCACGCTGGTGATGGACCGCGAGGAGCTGGTGCGCCTGGCCGACAGGGCCGGCATCGTGGTCCTCGGGCTGGCCTGA
- a CDS encoding YggU family protein, whose amino-acid sequence MRQEAAGVALEVLVQPRASRTRVVGVHDGRLKVQLAAPPVDGEANAALVAFLAGALGVRRADVTITRGETGRRKTVRVAGTTAAQVEGALAAGAP is encoded by the coding sequence CTGCGCCAGGAGGCCGCCGGGGTGGCCCTGGAGGTGCTGGTGCAGCCGCGCGCCTCGCGCACCCGGGTGGTCGGCGTTCACGACGGCCGGCTCAAGGTGCAGCTGGCGGCGCCGCCGGTGGACGGCGAGGCCAACGCCGCGCTGGTGGCGTTCCTGGCCGGGGCCCTCGGCGTCCGCAGGGCCGACGTGACCATCACCCGCGGCGAGACCGGGCGGAGGAAGACGGTGCGGGTGGCGGGGACGACCGCCGCTCAGGTCGAGGGCGCGCTGGCCGCCGGCGCGCCCTGA
- a CDS encoding CPBP family intramembrane metalloprotease, giving the protein MPLDPARRNAALTVFLAVAYALGWFVQVQVAQAAGAGQAAPELLPLLAASAPALAVPLAVATWLARSAVEHQGFGDAGLRLPATRWLAAGWLTAPLLVALTMAASLPLNAPDLGLAQLRATLAAGGAATTPSPAAALGVQGLAMLALYPVFAFGQELGWRGYLLPRLVQALGPRRGVLLHGLAWGAWYAPLIAFGGFGYPGHPALGILLFTLFGGLMGVVLAWLTFASGSILPATLAHGGLMAAGGLAPALLEGVDPAVSGQPWSPVGLGVLALLVAGLWASGALGRALARGPASLQGAPAASAPST; this is encoded by the coding sequence ATGCCGCTCGACCCCGCCCGCCGCAACGCCGCGCTCACCGTCTTCCTGGCCGTGGCCTACGCCCTCGGCTGGTTCGTGCAGGTGCAGGTGGCGCAGGCGGCCGGGGCGGGCCAGGCCGCGCCGGAGCTCCTGCCGCTGCTGGCGGCCTCGGCCCCGGCCCTGGCGGTGCCGCTGGCGGTGGCCACCTGGCTGGCGCGCAGCGCCGTGGAGCACCAGGGCTTCGGCGACGCGGGCCTCAGGCTCCCGGCGACGCGCTGGCTGGCGGCCGGCTGGCTCACGGCGCCGCTGCTGGTGGCCCTCACCATGGCCGCCTCGCTGCCGCTCAACGCCCCCGACCTGGGCCTGGCCCAGCTGCGCGCCACGCTGGCCGCCGGGGGCGCCGCCACCACCCCCTCCCCGGCCGCCGCGCTCGGCGTGCAGGGCCTGGCCATGCTGGCGCTCTACCCCGTCTTCGCCTTCGGCCAGGAGCTGGGCTGGCGTGGCTACCTGCTGCCCCGGCTGGTGCAGGCCCTGGGGCCGCGGCGCGGCGTCCTGCTGCACGGCCTGGCCTGGGGCGCCTGGTACGCGCCGCTCATCGCCTTCGGCGGCTTCGGCTACCCGGGCCACCCGGCCCTGGGCATCCTGCTCTTCACCCTCTTCGGCGGGCTCATGGGGGTGGTGCTGGCCTGGCTCACCTTCGCCTCCGGCAGCATCCTGCCCGCCACCCTGGCGCACGGCGGGCTGATGGCCGCCGGCGGCCTGGCGCCGGCCCTGCTGGAGGGCGTGGACCCGGCGGTCTCGGGCCAGCCCTGGAGCCCGGTGGGGCTGGGGGTGCTGGCGCTGCTGGTGGCCGGGCTCTGGGCCAGCGGGGCGCTCGGGCGGGCGCTGGCCCGCGGGCCGGCCTCGCTTCAGGGCGCGCCGGCGGCCAGCGCGCCCTCGACCTGA
- the hemE gene encoding uroporphyrinogen decarboxylase, with the protein MRLENTRFLDACLRRPVDRLPVWMMRQAGRYQASYRAVRGEVGFLELCRSPELIARVTCAPIDEFGFDAAILFSDILVHLPAMGLQLTFEKGEKGKGDGGPKIANPVRTRADIDLLTVPEPRRDLGYVLDGVRAINAGLRGRVPLIGFVGGPFTVASYAVEGGSQGFTRLKTLLYADPAAAHALFEKLTQAAIVQIQAQIAEGCHAAQIFESWLGELDREDLERFSFPYLVRLAEAVKKTGVPSIFFATGTSAHLERIAQLGFDVVSVDWRIPIDDARRRAPGVAIQGNLDSTVLLGPREAGVQKALGICQAAGPAPGYIFNLGHGIQVGTPEANVKAVVEAVQAFTWK; encoded by the coding sequence ATGCGCCTCGAAAACACCCGCTTCCTCGACGCCTGCCTCCGCCGCCCCGTGGACCGCCTGCCCGTCTGGATGATGCGCCAGGCCGGCCGCTACCAGGCCAGCTACCGCGCCGTCCGCGGCGAGGTGGGCTTCCTCGAGCTGTGCCGCTCGCCGGAGCTCATCGCCAGGGTCACCTGCGCCCCCATCGACGAGTTCGGCTTCGACGCCGCCATCCTCTTCTCGGACATCCTGGTGCACCTGCCGGCCATGGGCCTGCAGCTCACCTTCGAGAAGGGCGAGAAGGGCAAGGGCGACGGCGGCCCCAAGATCGCCAACCCGGTCCGCACCCGCGCCGACATCGACCTGCTGACGGTGCCGGAGCCGCGCCGCGACCTGGGCTACGTGCTCGACGGCGTCCGGGCCATCAACGCCGGCCTGCGCGGGCGGGTGCCGCTCATCGGCTTCGTGGGCGGCCCCTTCACGGTGGCCAGCTACGCGGTGGAGGGTGGCAGCCAGGGCTTCACCCGCCTCAAGACCCTGCTCTACGCCGACCCGGCCGCGGCCCACGCCCTCTTCGAGAAGCTGACCCAGGCGGCCATCGTGCAGATCCAGGCCCAGATCGCCGAGGGCTGCCACGCCGCCCAGATCTTCGAGAGCTGGCTCGGCGAGCTCGACCGGGAGGACCTGGAGCGGTTCTCCTTCCCCTACCTGGTGCGCCTCGCCGAGGCGGTCAAGAAGACCGGGGTGCCGTCCATCTTCTTCGCCACCGGCACCTCGGCGCACCTGGAGCGCATCGCCCAGCTGGGCTTCGACGTGGTGTCGGTGGACTGGCGCATCCCCATCGACGACGCCCGCCGGCGCGCCCCGGGCGTGGCCATCCAGGGCAACCTCGACTCGACCGTGCTGCTGGGCCCCAGGGAGGCCGGGGTGCAGAAGGCCCTGGGCATCTGCCAGGCGGCCGGGCCGGCGCCCGGCTACATCTTCAACCTGGGCCACGGCATCCAGGTGGGGACGCCCGAGGCCAACGTGAAGGCCGTGGTGGAGGCCGTGCAGGCCTTCACCTGGAAGTGA
- the hemN gene encoding oxygen-independent coproporphyrinogen III oxidase, whose amino-acid sequence MLQIPPWELIQKYDRPGPRYTSYPTAPEWTEAFRTPQYVDHLARAEQAGGPLSIYVHLPFCREMCRFCGCNVIATHDRSRADHYLDVLEKEVALVAAHLPTRRQVSQLHWGGGTPTFLDEKQLTRCHGIIARHFQFQKDAELAVEIDPAITTRSQIDVLGGLGFNRISMGVQDFDPKVQETVARIQGEKETDELVKAARAAGFHGVNLDLIYGLPYQTPATWADTLRRIIGIHPDRLAVFGFAYVPWSKPHQRLLPQEALPKPEERVALFLQAVDTFAKNGYRLIGLDHFALETDELARAQAAGTMFRNFQGYTIRPAADTVAFGMSSISDIGGAYAQNSHKLKDWAEAVEAGRIPVDRGAAMSDDDVLRRFVINRVMCLLRLDLGEVEARFGPAARADIEANLRGGLDELTADGLVTFDGQVLQVTPLGQLLVRNVAMLFDAYLKKPDGAKKFSRTV is encoded by the coding sequence ATGCTGCAGATCCCGCCCTGGGAGCTCATCCAGAAGTACGACCGCCCCGGGCCCCGCTACACCAGCTACCCGACCGCGCCGGAGTGGACCGAGGCCTTCCGGACCCCCCAGTACGTGGACCACCTGGCGCGCGCCGAGCAGGCCGGCGGCCCGCTCTCCATCTACGTGCACCTGCCGTTCTGCCGGGAGATGTGCCGCTTCTGCGGCTGCAACGTCATCGCCACCCACGACCGCAGCCGCGCCGACCACTACCTCGACGTGCTGGAGAAGGAGGTGGCGCTGGTGGCCGCCCACCTGCCCACCCGCCGCCAGGTCAGCCAGCTCCACTGGGGCGGCGGCACGCCCACCTTCCTGGACGAGAAGCAGCTGACCCGCTGCCACGGCATCATCGCGCGCCACTTCCAGTTCCAGAAGGACGCCGAGCTGGCCGTCGAGATCGATCCGGCCATCACCACCAGGAGCCAGATCGACGTCCTCGGCGGGCTGGGCTTCAACCGCATCTCCATGGGCGTGCAGGACTTCGACCCCAAGGTGCAGGAGACGGTGGCCCGCATCCAGGGCGAGAAGGAGACCGACGAGCTCGTCAAGGCGGCCCGCGCCGCCGGGTTCCACGGCGTCAACCTGGACCTGATCTACGGCCTGCCCTACCAGACCCCCGCCACCTGGGCCGACACCCTCCGGCGCATCATCGGCATCCACCCGGACCGGCTGGCGGTCTTCGGCTTCGCCTACGTCCCCTGGTCGAAGCCGCACCAGAGGCTGCTGCCGCAGGAGGCGCTGCCCAAGCCGGAGGAGCGGGTCGCGCTCTTCCTGCAGGCCGTCGACACCTTCGCCAAGAACGGCTACCGGCTCATCGGCCTGGACCACTTCGCCCTGGAGACCGACGAGCTGGCGCGGGCCCAGGCGGCCGGCACCATGTTCCGCAACTTCCAGGGGTACACCATCCGCCCGGCCGCCGACACGGTGGCCTTCGGCATGAGCTCCATCTCGGACATCGGCGGGGCCTACGCGCAGAACTCGCACAAGCTGAAGGACTGGGCCGAGGCGGTGGAGGCTGGCCGCATCCCGGTGGACCGCGGCGCCGCCATGAGCGACGACGACGTGCTGCGGCGCTTCGTCATCAACCGGGTCATGTGCCTCCTCCGGCTCGACCTCGGCGAGGTGGAGGCCCGCTTCGGGCCGGCGGCCCGCGCCGACATCGAGGCCAACCTGCGGGGCGGCCTCGACGAGCTCACCGCCGATGGGCTGGTCACCTTCGACGGGCAGGTGCTGCAGGTCACGCCGCTGGGCCAGCTGCTGGTCCGCAACGTGGCCATGCTCTTCGACGCCTACCTGAAGAAGCCGGACGGCGCCAAGAAGTTCTCACGGACGGTGTAG
- the hemH gene encoding ferrochelatase, whose product MPKTAVFLMNLGGPRSLAEVERYLFELFSDPLLISAPFGPFRPLVARLIAKLRAPSSAEKYALIGGKSPLVEGTEAQARALAIELGPDYSCHLAMRCGQPDTASGVRQALAAGAERALALPLYPQWANATTKSSLLELRRLWPRDRPLAEVCTFHDHEGYLNASAAALTETLATVDPALRDQVLVIFSAHGLPLSQVRAGDPYPVYVEHSARETARRAGVPTWQITYQSRVGPTRWLGPDTVDYLAANARGRVVVAVPIAFVSEHLETLYDMDILARQAATAAGALAFLRVPALGTRPDFITALADVARRGLAGQGLAP is encoded by the coding sequence ATGCCGAAGACCGCCGTCTTCCTGATGAACCTGGGGGGGCCCAGGAGCCTCGCCGAGGTGGAGCGCTACCTCTTCGAGCTCTTCTCGGATCCGCTCCTGATCTCGGCCCCCTTCGGCCCCTTCCGGCCGCTGGTGGCCCGCCTCATCGCCAAGCTGCGGGCCCCCTCGTCGGCCGAGAAGTACGCCCTCATCGGCGGCAAGTCGCCGCTGGTGGAGGGCACCGAGGCCCAGGCCCGCGCCCTGGCGATCGAGCTCGGCCCGGACTACTCCTGCCACCTGGCCATGCGCTGCGGCCAGCCCGACACCGCCAGCGGGGTGCGCCAGGCCCTGGCCGCCGGCGCCGAGCGGGCCCTGGCGCTGCCGCTCTACCCGCAGTGGGCCAACGCCACCACCAAGAGCTCGCTCCTCGAGCTGCGGCGGCTCTGGCCCAGGGACCGGCCGCTGGCCGAGGTCTGCACCTTCCACGACCACGAGGGCTACCTGAACGCCTCGGCCGCGGCCCTCACCGAGACCCTGGCCACCGTGGATCCGGCGCTGCGCGACCAGGTGCTGGTGATCTTCAGCGCCCACGGCCTGCCGCTGAGCCAGGTGCGCGCCGGCGATCCCTACCCGGTGTACGTGGAGCACTCGGCGCGCGAGACGGCCCGCCGGGCCGGCGTGCCCACCTGGCAGATCACCTACCAGAGCCGCGTCGGCCCCACCAGGTGGCTCGGACCCGACACCGTGGACTACCTGGCCGCCAACGCCCGCGGCCGGGTGGTGGTGGCGGTGCCCATCGCCTTCGTCTCCGAGCACCTGGAGACGCTCTACGACATGGACATCCTGGCCAGGCAGGCCGCCACCGCCGCCGGCGCCCTGGCCTTCCTGCGGGTGCCCGCGCTGGGTACGCGGCCCGACTTCATCACCGCGCTGGCCGACGTGGCCCGGCGCGGCCTGGCCGGCCAGGGGCTGGCGCCGTAG
- a CDS encoding molecular chaperone DnaJ: protein MPRILLVEPHDATRAAIGEHLAAMGLDVVLGGAPQELADQHAATRPDAVVLAADLPDAEGVTRRLRQIDPLALLVVADRQHLGQARGIQALLPLRANAYVADPTSAELGEKLTLLLSQQAAARARLRGVPLLLSRAAVAQGEVKAGVVARLVHQVWRSLSDGALVLAGDGPERRLYFQRGVPVAAESDDPDEALAGWLGPGLALEAVAHQRARAALASGLSPGAALVSAGALVPGESLRAGLAAHLRGRLLASMGTSRGSWRFHAGDDFAAQLQLVEVAPLPALLEGARGHLPVKHFADALKAVLAAYPVRTAEYDRLVPEVGLAAGDAAVAASLDGRTSTRAVLEAHKADLKEALSLLWFLSMTGAVAFHGTPGNGAARPAGAEGPALPPLPADRAEAIRQAALRILPGTYFHALGVDIAADSTEVERAWREVMARFDPASFAEYEVGDLADLLRSVQDKVTAAHRVLVNDEKRRHYLSFLLLKSELSGARSPGIVLEAEVAMKRGERALRARRNAEAVSALGEAVERNPREPEYLALLAFAQLHDPVLPPRLRAQEAKAHAEAALQLDQGHLRARVVLALAEALAGDHPAARAAIDQALRLHPHSELARRVHLRLLRPARA, encoded by the coding sequence GTGCCACGCATCCTGCTGGTCGAGCCCCACGACGCCACCCGCGCGGCGATCGGCGAGCACCTCGCCGCCATGGGGCTCGACGTGGTGCTGGGCGGGGCGCCCCAGGAGCTGGCGGATCAGCACGCCGCCACCCGCCCGGACGCGGTGGTGCTGGCCGCCGACCTGCCCGACGCCGAGGGGGTCACCCGCCGCCTGCGCCAGATCGACCCGCTGGCCTTGCTGGTGGTGGCCGACCGGCAGCACCTCGGCCAGGCGCGCGGCATCCAGGCCCTGCTGCCCCTGCGGGCCAACGCCTACGTGGCCGACCCCACCAGCGCCGAGCTCGGCGAGAAGCTCACCCTGCTGCTCTCGCAGCAGGCGGCGGCCCGGGCCCGGCTGCGCGGCGTGCCCCTGCTCCTCTCCCGCGCCGCGGTGGCCCAGGGCGAGGTGAAGGCCGGCGTGGTGGCCCGCCTGGTCCACCAGGTGTGGCGCTCGCTCTCCGACGGGGCCCTGGTGCTGGCCGGCGACGGGCCGGAGCGCCGCCTCTACTTCCAGCGCGGCGTGCCGGTGGCGGCCGAGTCGGACGACCCGGACGAGGCGCTGGCCGGCTGGCTGGGCCCGGGGCTGGCCCTCGAGGCGGTGGCGCACCAGCGCGCCCGGGCGGCCCTGGCCTCCGGCCTCAGCCCGGGCGCAGCCCTCGTCTCGGCGGGGGCGCTGGTTCCGGGCGAGTCCCTGCGCGCCGGGCTGGCGGCCCACCTGCGCGGGCGGCTGCTGGCCAGCATGGGGACCTCGCGGGGGAGCTGGCGCTTCCACGCCGGCGACGACTTCGCCGCCCAGCTCCAGCTGGTGGAGGTGGCGCCGCTGCCGGCCCTGCTGGAGGGGGCCCGGGGCCACCTGCCGGTGAAGCACTTCGCCGACGCCTTGAAGGCCGTGCTGGCCGCCTACCCGGTCCGCACCGCCGAGTACGACCGGCTGGTGCCGGAGGTGGGGCTGGCGGCGGGCGACGCCGCGGTGGCCGCCTCGCTCGACGGCCGCACCTCCACCCGCGCCGTGCTGGAGGCCCACAAGGCCGACCTGAAGGAGGCCCTCTCGCTGCTCTGGTTCCTCTCGATGACCGGCGCGGTGGCCTTCCACGGCACGCCGGGGAACGGCGCGGCGCGCCCCGCGGGGGCCGAGGGGCCGGCCCTGCCGCCGCTGCCGGCCGACCGGGCCGAGGCCATCCGCCAGGCCGCGCTGCGCATCCTGCCCGGCACCTACTTCCACGCCCTCGGCGTGGACATCGCCGCCGACTCGACCGAGGTGGAGCGGGCCTGGCGCGAGGTGATGGCGCGCTTCGATCCGGCCTCCTTCGCCGAGTACGAGGTGGGCGACCTGGCCGACCTGCTGCGCTCGGTGCAGGACAAGGTGACCGCGGCCCACCGCGTGCTGGTCAACGACGAGAAGCGGCGCCACTACCTCTCCTTCCTGCTGCTCAAGTCGGAGCTGTCGGGCGCGCGCAGCCCGGGCATCGTGCTGGAGGCCGAGGTGGCCATGAAGCGCGGCGAGCGGGCGCTCCGGGCTCGCCGCAACGCCGAGGCGGTGTCGGCCCTGGGCGAGGCGGTGGAGCGCAACCCGCGCGAGCCGGAGTACCTGGCCCTGCTGGCCTTCGCCCAGCTGCACGACCCGGTGCTGCCGCCGCGGCTGCGCGCCCAGGAGGCCAAGGCCCACGCCGAGGCGGCGCTGCAGCTCGACCAGGGGCACCTCCGGGCGCGGGTGGTGCTGGCGCTGGCCGAGGCGCTGGCCGGCGACCACCCGGCGGCCCGGGCCGCCATCGACCAGGCGCTGCGGCTCCACCCGCACAGCGAGCTGGCGCGGCGGGTCCACCTGCGGCTCCTGCGGCCGGCGCGCGCCTGA